The Primulina eburnea isolate SZY01 chromosome 18, ASM2296580v1, whole genome shotgun sequence genome segment AGCAACCTCGCATTCTCACCCCGATACGCCCCGTTCACTATCTTGACAAGGCCCCCTATCTGTGGAATCACCGTCTCCAGCTCCTCCTGATCGATCCTCAATACATGCTTATTCTCAAGCATTTCAATCTCCCCAACATATTTATCAATCACCTTCCTCACAAACCCCTTCTGCTTGTAATATCCTTTATCCGCCAATGCCTTGCTCATCACCTTCACAACTATGCCCTCAAACAACCAATAATCCTTCCTGTTGCTCCGTTCTTTTGCCTTTTCTTCTTCCTTCATCAGTTCATCCAACGCTGATTCATTCTTCCCTGATTTATCGTCATCTTTCGGCTTCTTGCTCTTTCCGTTCTTACTCTCGAACTCTTCCTCatcaaacaacaattttgaaCTATCTTTCTTCTCATGTGCATTCTTGGCCGATGACCCCAAACTCAGCTTAATCTTTTTATCTGTGTCTTCCTCGTTTTTCTCAAACATTCTTGATTTGCTTCCCTCTTCATTCTTCCCATTTGCAGCAGCAGAATCCACTGTTTCCATCATCTGCTCAGCCCGCTCTATTTGCCTCTGTATTTCCCTCTCCTGCTTCTCCTCATCAACAAGATCTGCCCTTGCCCTCTTATTCTTCATCCTCTCCTTGAAGAGTGTCTCGGAATCTCGATCAATGTATGTGATGAACCAACCCTTGGGGGTTTCTTCAACCTTACACTTCCCAGTTCGACCCAAATACTTGACAAATTCAGTCAAGGTAGCCCACTCAGTTGAATTCATGTGAACATGGTGGCGATCTGATATGTATTCATTGTACACAACTGTGGCGGCGATGCGGCTGAAGCGGTGGCTGCGTTTCATGTGTTCAAGGAATGTGGTTTCAAATTCTTCTGAGTACCCACTGACAATACGGGTAGGGTTTTGTCCGAATACCTGCATCTGGCGTTGGTGGGACTCGCTCATGCAATGACACTTGAAACCGTTTTCATCGCGGCATTGTTTCTGGCACATTTGGCAGTACCATCGGAGTTTTTGCAAACCTTTGGCTTTGATTCGGTTTGCGATTGCTTTCGGGGTCAAGAATTCGTTCTTTCCCATTGCAGAACAGTGGCAGTTAACTGATACAACATAAAACAGATTGATAATTAACGTGGATTTACTTCCTAAATATTGAACGATACAATCAAAATAAACGTAAAAACAAAATCAATGAAACAATTCCAAAATCTCAATGAGCTGACTCCTGTAAACTATCAACCAAAGCATGctaaaataccaaaatattcaATATCTTTAAAACTTAGAACTAAACTATGAAAGTTTATAGAACCTCTAATTCAGGCCAGCATACAAATTTGAGCTTATTGGGCAAGAACCCAACTTTTAAATCCAAAAACCTATGAATTCAGGCTTGATCTTCTTCCAGGATTTTCGGGCATCACATAACACTTCAAACACAAATATACCGAACCCAATAATCCCCCGAATCAGCCTGAGACGCAGCAGCTTCTCTGCCGCTGTAGCTGAGTTTTCCGTTTCCCCCTTTCCTACCTTTTTCCCCAACTTGTTTCTCAATCCTAAAATGTCTCTACAGTAACCCTACATGGATTTGACCATTCGAAAAATGGACTCTCACGAAAAGACCATAAAAAGCTATTCAAATCTAAAGAAATGAAGAGACACAATTGAGAGTTGAGATTTATAACCTTTCGATGCTACGGTTCAATTTCGCTGGTTTTATACGTTTTCCGATGACCCTGGCGGCTGTAACTGGCAGATTACCGATCGGAGAAGGCGGTGGATGCGGTGGTGGCTCGGGTCTCAGGGGTGAATTCGGCCTAGTGCGCAGTTAGAGACTTGTTTGGATCAGCCAATGGGATAAAAAATTAAGTAATTATTTAAGAccgaaaaaatataatatagacATTTAATTTAGATTTAAATCGTAATAAactttctttcaaaaacaaaactttgaaaaaaaaaagtatagacataatattaatatttcacTTTCTTAACATTTTTACAACTACGATATTTTCGTCACCAT includes the following:
- the LOC140819698 gene encoding KIN17-like protein; translation: MGKNEFLTPKAIANRIKAKGLQKLRWYCQMCQKQCRDENGFKCHCMSESHQRQMQVFGQNPTRIVSGYSEEFETTFLEHMKRSHRFSRIAATVVYNEYISDRHHVHMNSTEWATLTEFVKYLGRTGKCKVEETPKGWFITYIDRDSETLFKERMKNKRARADLVDEEKQEREIQRQIERAEQMMETVDSAAANGKNEEGSKSRMFEKNEEDTDKKIKLSLGSSAKNAHEKKDSSKLLFDEEEFESKNGKSKKPKDDDKSGKNESALDELMKEEEKAKERSNRKDYWLFEGIVVKVMSKALADKGYYKQKGFVRKVIDKYVGEIEMLENKHVLRIDQEELETVIPQIGGLVKIVNGAYRGENARLLAIDTERFCAKVRVEKGLYDGRVLKAVEYEDLCKLVN